In Chryseobacterium sp., the genomic window AAGGAAACAATCCCATCGGATGCCCTGAATACATTACTAAAGTCTGCTCATCTGTCATTTCAGACAAATACTTCATGGTCAGAAGGTACTGTGCCCAGTTTGAGAAAACCGCCCCATTTCCACCGTAAGTGATCAGTTCATGAGGGTGCTGCGCCACGGCATAATCCAGGTTATTCTGGATCATCAGCATAATCGCTTTGGCCTGCTCAGATTTTCCGGGATACTCTGCAATCGGTCTCGCCTTCATTTCGTAATCCGGACGGAAACGATACATATAAATCCTTCCGTAATCTTCCAATTCCTGCTTAAATTCAGGAAGTAATTCCGCATGAAACTGAGGCTCAAAATAACGTAAAGCATTCCTCAATGCCAGTTTTTTCTCCTCCTCCCCTAAAATCTCCTTTCGTTTCGGAGCGTGGTTGATATTGCTTTCGTATGGTTTTGCCTGTGGTAAGCGGCCTGGTATGCCTTGCTGTATTTGTTCCTGAAAAGTCATATTGCTATTTAAAGTTCTATGTTTAAACAATTTTTAAAGTTTTAAAGATATTCAAATTAGGAAATATAGGCAAGGGGAAAAGGCAAAAGCGAAGGCGCAGAATAGTAAAAAGGGAAATTTGCAGTTTCGGTTATTTGCCTTTTTGCAAAAATCAATGCTAATTTTATTTTAAACATTATATTTGAATAGACACACCTGAATTCCCCTCCCTTGGAGGGGTGGATTCCAAAGTGATAAACTTTGGAAGACGGGGTGGTTAAAAACACAATCATGAAAGAAATCCTTACCACCATCAATGGAATTCCTATCTACAGGAATTTCGTAGAAAACCTTCCCTACAGTCCTTATTTAAAAGTATTATTAAAAGAAAAGCGCAAAGCCCGGATTTTGGGTGAAGTGATTTTCTGGAAGAAGGTTCGTGCAAAAACTTTTCATAAGATTGATTTCGACAGACAGAGGATTATTGGAAATTATATTGTTGATTTTTATGTAAAAACTTTAGGGCTTATCATTGAGATTGACGGTTCAAGTTATGATGAGAAAGAAGTATATGATGGGATAAGGGAGAAATATCTTGAGTCTCTTGGACTACTGGTTTTCAGAATTAGTGATTTTGATGTGAGGAATAATCTGAGTGCGGTGATGAAGGAGTTGGAGGATTTTATTATACTACACTATGGAAATACCTCGTCTTCAAAAATTCTTTAAATTTTTGAATCCTCCCCTCCAAAGGAAGTCGTTATCCAGCATAAAAAAACCTCACTGAAATTCAGCAAGGCTAGTATATGAGGTATTCAAAGTTTAAGTTAAAACATCTTCATTTTCTTCTTCGTGATCATCTTCATTATCGCTGAGGCTCCAATAATTGTTTTCCTCATCCTCCGCTCCTATATCTTCCATTTCATCGTCCTCTTCTGCTCCCGGAATGTCCAGCCCTTTATCTATTTTATCATCCTCAGTTTCTTCATTTAAAATAGGGTTTCCATCTCCATCAAGCGGAATATGCTTTTCTCTTTTAAATATATCTTCGTTGGGGTCATAATTCATACTTTCCAACCTTCTGTTCTGTTCATTACTATTATTTTCCGGTGCCATGATGTTTAGGTTTTAATGTTAGGATACTAAGAACAAAAATAATTCCAACTTGTTATAAAGTAGGGGAATATATTTCAGGATTTGCACAATGCGGCATTCTTTGCCCCTTACTAAAGGCTGTAATATTTTCTGCTGCCAGCTTTGCCATTCCATTTCGGGCTTCAATGGTCGCTGAACCGATATGAGGCAGTACGCAAACACTCGAAAGTTCTAAGATAGGATCGTCCTTCATCATAGGTTCAGGATTGGTCACATCAAGGCCTGCGCCCCAAATCTGTTTTTTTACCAGTGCATGATACAGATCCTTCTGATGGTGGAAGCCTCCTCTTGCCGTGTTGATAAAAATAGCATTGGTCTTCATCTGTTCAAATACCTCATGATTAAAAAGCTCTTGATGCTCCGGGGTAAAATTAGCATGAACGCTTAATACATCTGAATTTTTAATCAGTTCTTCAAAAGAGACATAGGTGGCTCCCAATTCTTTTTCCGCTTCACCATTAGGATGACGGTTATGATAGATAATCTTCATATCAAAAGCTTTTTGAGATTTTTCAGCCATTTCAAAACCGATTCTTCCCAATCCGAAAATCCCCAGTGTCTTCCCGTAAAGTTCCTGGCCCAAGGCATGTAAAGGATCGAAAGCGCCCCAGTTCCCTTCTTTTACTTTTTGGAAATTATAGCTGGCTCTTCTTGCTACGGCCTGCATCAACAGAAAAGCGACATCAGAAGTAGCTTTGCTCAAAACATCCGGAGTATTGCCGATCGGAATATTCCTCTGGCTGGCTTCTTTAATATCTACATGATCAAAGCCTACCGAATACAGGGCAATCGCTTTAATGCTGGGGCAGGCTTCAAAAAACCCTTTATTATATTTAAAATCATTTCCTATACTTAAAATAGCATCTGCATTCTGGCAGTACTTCAGCCATTCTTCATGAGAAAGGTTTTCATGTTGAGGAAATATGATTTCCAGTCCTTCTTCTTCCAATATTTTGATCCCGGTTTCAGGAATCCTTTTGTTTATAAAAACTTTCATTGTATCATTATTGGTTTGAATAAAAAAACCTTACTCTGTAAAAAGCAAGGTTATTTAACTTTAATATTAAAAACTATTTCTTTTCATCCGTATGTTTTTTATTGTTCTCCCAGGCTTCGGAAGCCATCTCCTGAATCTCTTCCCAAACTTCTTTTGCAGACTTCTGGGCGTGGCTCATAAACCCTTGTTTGGTCGCTTCCTGGTTCTTTCCTTTCATCTCGTTGATATAATCTTTGACCTGCTGGGAATAGCTTTCTACACTATATCCCGGATTATTATGCAGATTCTTCTGAACATTACTGAAATCATGTGATGACTTGAATCTATTCGTATCCATAATAATTATATTTTAATGATTAGGTTCTAAACGAATCCAATTTTCATTCCGAAACAGGTTAAAAAATTTTAAATTTTGGCTAAAGATTCATAAGATTCTCTATAAAAAAAAACGGACTCAGTCCGTTTATATTGATCAGATTAATTGTATAAAAGCACTGGTGTTTGAGACCTGCGCGTCTACCAATTCCGTTACTATTTACTGATTGGTACTTCCGAGCATCGGAACAAATTTGTACGCTCCAAATTCTTCTTTTTCAAATTCTGTAGGGCCTACTTTTGTAAATCTGTACAATACCTGTTCATCTGTGGGTCCTAATGGGATCACCATTTTTCCACCTACTTTCAGCTGCTTTAATAATTCAGTCGGTAAAGCGGATGCTCCACAGGTTACAATAATTTTGTCAAAAGGGGCAAAAGTCGGAAGTCCTGCAAAGCCATCTCCAAAACTTTGGAATTTGGGGAACAAATGAAGTTCCCTTAATTTGTTTTTTGAGAAATCGAAAAGATCCTTCTGTCTTTCTACTGTATACACCAAAGCTTTCATCGCCAGTAAAACAGCTGTCTGATATCCACATCCTGTTCCGATCTCCAGTACTTTTTCACCTGCCTTTACCTGCAGCAGCTCAGACTGCTCTGCTACCGTTGAAGGATGGGAAATAGTCTGATGCGCCAAAATAGGGAAAGCCCTGTCTTCATAGGCAAAATCTTCAAAGATGCTCTCGATGAAAAGGTGTCTCGGAACTTCACTCATTGCCTGAAGTACGTTTTCATCCGAAATTCCAATCCTCTGTCGGAGATAATCCACTAAAATCTTTCTTTTTCCTTTATGTACAAACGAATCCTGCATTTGACAAAAGTAATAAATTAGAAATTAGATTGCAGCGATTAGAGGAAAGAATTATCCACAAAAAACCAATTTCTGACTTCTACAATCTAACTTCTTTCTTATCTTTACAAAAATTTAATACAGCTATGTTAAAAGCAGGTTTGGTAGGTGCCGGACACTTGGGAAAAATACATTTAAGACTTCTTAATCAATCTGATCGATATGAATTTGTAGGTTTCCATGATAAAGATGTTGAAAACGGGAAAAAATTAGAGGCCGAATTCGGATATAAATATTTTGAAAATTTTGATGAACTTCTTGGCCAGATTGATATGCTGGACATTGTAACGCCAACGGTTTATCATTATGACTATGCTTTAAAAGCGATCGAAAAAGGACTGCATTTTTTCATTGAAAAACCGGTGACCCAAACTCTTGAGCAGGCCCAGGAAATTTTACGGCTATGCCAGGAAAATGGGATCAAGGCGCAGGTAGGGCATGTGGAAAGATATAATCCGGCCTTTATTGCCACCAAGGAATATATCAATAACCCGATGTTCATTGAAATTCACAGGCTGGCGGAGTTCAATCCTCGCGGTACAGATGTTTCCGTGGTATTGGACCTTATGATCCACGATCTGGATATTCTATTGAGTATGGCCAGATCCAAGGTAAAAAATATTCATGCAAGCGGAGTTTGTGTGGTCAGCAAGACACCGGACATTGCCAATGCCAGAATAGAGTTTGAAAACGGATGCGTGGCTAACCTTACCACTTCCAGAATTTCTATGAAGGCGATGAGAAAAAGCAGATTCTTCCAGAAGGACGCTTATATATCTGTTGATTTCCTGGAGAAAAAAGCGGAAGTGATCAGAATGAAAGATGCTCCTGAAAATCCTACCCCATTTGATATGATCATCGAAAATGCTGATGGTGAGAAGAACCAGATCCTTTTTGAATATCCGAACATTGAACCGAACAATGCGATTTTAGATGAATTGAATTCTTTCGCCGATGCGATCACAGATGATAAAAATGTGGAGGTTTCCCTTGAAGATGGCACCGAAGCATTAAAGGTCGCTTTGGAGATCATGAAACTGATCAGTTAAAATGAAAATAAAGTCTGCGCTCTTTTCTTTAGCAGCAATACTTACAGTGCTATCTTGTAATCAGAATAAAAAGGGTTACGAGATAGATTGTAATGTTGAAAAAAAGCAGGCTCAGAATGAATTTAACTATAAAAATTATACCTGGACCATTTTCTCAGGTTTAGGGTATGGCTATCTCGGCGAGGAAGAGTTTAAAAAACTTCTGAAAGCATGATATCAATACCAAAGAAGTGCTTACTTCCTGTCTCCGGCTTCCCAATGATCAGCATGAAAATTGTGGCGACATTGAAATGAACCGGCTTACTAAAAAAAGTTTGGGAAAAATTTCATTGATTCTCTCCGTTACATTGCAAAACAGGATTTTGTAAAGGCTCACCCAGCGAAGTTTTTTCCTTTGAACAATGCGATCAGCTTTCACGGTATCCCAATTCTACCATAGACCATCAGTCTGAGAAAATTGATGCGGACTATTTTGCCAGTGTCCTGCTCCCAAGGAATATAGCAGAAAGAATGAAGAGTATCATTCTTATACTTCCGCCAGCTTTGTTATACTAAAAACGGAGAAATTAAAGATTTATCAATAGAAAGTCAGTTTCAAAACAAAAAAAACAATATATTTGAAAAACAATTCAATAAACAATTGAAAGATTTTGTTTTACATGTTCAATGGATCCCTGGCAAAATAAACGGTGTAAGCGTAGATTCCTATTATGACGTTACGATTCATTATGATGAAACTCCAAAATAATCCCTATTACTAAATAATTACAACAACTATGAAAAGAGCCGTTCTATTATCCGCTTTATTATTGTCTCAATTTGGGACATCACAATTATTAACAACTTCAGGACAAAAGATCATTAATGATAAAGGGGAAAACATCCAGCTGAGAGGCCTTGGTTTAGGCGGATGGATGCTTCAGGAAGGGTATATGCTGAAAACAGCTGATTTTGCAGGCCCTCAGTATAAGATCAAGGAAAAGATTGCTGAACTTATCGGTGAAGACGGAATGAATGAATTCTACAAAGCCTATCTTGCTAACGGAATAACCAAACAGGACATTGATTTTTTAGCAAAAGCAGGATTTAACTCGATCAGGCTTCCCATGCATTACAACCTCTATACGCTTCCTATCGAAAAAGAACCGGTAAAAGGCCAGAATACCTGGCTGGAAGAAGGTTTTAAAATGACGGATGATCTTCTTCAATGGTGTGCCGATAATAAAATATATCTGATATTGGATCTTCATGCAGCTCCGGGCGGTCAGGGAAATGATGTTAACATCTCTGATCATGATAAATCCAAACCGTCATTATGGGAGAACGAAGACAATCAGAAAAAAACGATAGCACTTTGGAAAAAACTGGCCCAAAGGTATAAAGACAGCCCATGGATAGGTGGCTATGATCTAATTAATGAACCTAATATCAATTTTACAGGAAAAAATCCAAACGGAACAGATGAAATGTCAAATGCCCCTCTGTGGAAACTTCAGAAGGATATTACTGCAGCCATCAGGGAGGTAGATCAGAAGCACATCATCTTTATCGAAGGAAACGGCTGGGGTAATAACTATAACGGGCTGATTCCTATCTGGGATCATAATATGGCCTTCAGTTTCCATAAATACTGGAATTATAATGATGACCAAACCATAAAAGCAGCTCTGGATCTGCGAGAAAAACACAATATGCCGATCTGGCTCGGAGAAACAGGAGAAAATTCAAATGTCTGGTTTACAGAGCTGATTCAATTGTTGGATAAACACAATATTGGTTATGCATTCTGGCCCATGAAAAAGATCGATAATATTGCAGGAATTACCAATGTTAAAACCACTCCTGCATACGAAAAGCTATTGGATTACTGGAAAAACGGAGGCGAAAAACCGACCAAAGAATACGCTAAGAAAGCTTTAATGCAGATTGCTGATCATTATAAATTTAGCAGTGTGGAAATTAAAAATGATGTTATTGATGCGATGTTCAGACAGGTAACGGATGCTTCTACAAAACCGTTTAAAAACCATTGGGTTCCAGGAAGAGTATTTGCTACAGAGTATGATCTGGGAAGAATGGGCTCTGCTTACCTGGATAAGGATTTCATCAATCTATGGGTAAGTGATCCGGCTAAAAGATCAGAATGGAATTCCGGCCAGCAGATGAGAAATGACGGCGTAGACCTCTATAAATGTAATGATAAGATCACGAATCAGTATTATGTAGGAAAAACAGAATCCGGAGAATGGCTTCAGTATACCATCTATTCCAAAGGAGATAAAAATTATACCGCTGATATCAGATATGCTGCTGCCAATGATTCTAAAATAAGAATTGAAACAGAATCCGGAAAAGTTTTAGCAGGCGTATCACTACCTTCTACCGGCGGAAATGAAAACTGGAAGACTATTCCGGTAAAAAATATTCCTCTGAAAAAAGGAGAAAACAAAATCAGGATCGTTTTTGAAAATGATGGGGCGAACCTGAATTATTTTGAAGTAAAATAGTAATAATTATCTTAAATTGCAGATCCCTTTTAGTCTTTAAAAGGGATCTTTTTAATTCCGGCATTATGAAAAAAACAGCATTCATTTTTCTTCTCATTTCAGCATTTATATCGGCACAAAAAACAGGATTGAGCCAAAAGATCAGTACAATTACCAAGGGTAAAAATGCTACGGTAGGAGTTTCTGTTTCAGGCTTTGAGAATAAATTCACGTATGATCAGTTCGGGGATCAGAAATTTCCGATGCAGAGTGTTTTTAAGTTTCATATTGCTGCTGCTGTTCTTCATCTTGTAGATCAGGGCACACTTTCATTAGATCAGAAAGTCTTACTGAATCAATCTAATTTATTGAAAAACACCTGGTCACCCCTTCGCGACAAATATCCCGAAGGAAATGTTGAAGTTCCATTAAGTGAGATCATTGAATATACCGTTGCCAAAAGTGATAATAATGGCTGTGATATCCTTCTCAAGCTGTTGGGTGGTACTCAGACCGTTCAAAAATTAATGGATTCAAAAGGCGTAAAAGGCTTTCAGATCAAATATAATGAGGAAGCCATGCATAAAGACTGGAATGTTCAATATGAAAATTACAGCACCCCAAAATCAGCCGTTGATGTCCTGAAAAAGCTGTATGACGGAAAATTGGTCTCAAAGAAATCTACAGATTATCTGATGAAAGTGATGCGGTCTACCTCAACAGGACTAAACAAAATGGTGGAACAACTTCCCAAAAACACTCCTGTGGCAAGAAAAACGGGAGCTTCCGGAAAAAATAAAGAGGGTTTGACAGGGGCCGAAAATGAAATAGGAATCATCACCTTACCGAATGGCAAGCATTACGCATTAGCTGTATTTGTCAGTAATTCAATGGAAACGGATGCGGTAAACTGCAAGGTGATTTCGGATATTTCAAAGGCGGTCTGGGATTATTTTAATAAATAAAATTTTAAGCTTAATTTTAGAGCAGAGAATTCGATTGATTCTCTGAAGTCATCATTATGAAAAAAGTACTATTAGCAGCGGCTTTATTTTGCTTCACTTTCTTCTTTTCGCAGAAGAATCAAAACTATTTACAGATCGGCTATGCAAGCATTTGCTGCGGACCTCCTTCTGAAAAACCAGTCATTACCTATCTGAAAGAGTTTAAGAAAAAAAATCAGATCAGAAACCTCGAAATATTGGTCCAAAGAGGCTTGGGAAGAGAAGGAGAGTTTAATCTGTACGTGGGTACTGACCACCTTACCCAAAACCAGCGAAGCCGGCTTAAACGAGGTATTTCAGCAATTGTTTCCAACCAAAATAATAAGAGGGAGCAAAACAGCAGCGGGCTTGTCAATTTTGATTCGGCCACTGTTGTACACCAACCAGATCTTGACACTAAAAATTTAACTATCTATAAAAAATAAAGGAAAATGATCAAAAACATTGTAGTTATCGGAGCGGGAACCATGGGGAATGGTATTGCACATACTTTCGCTCAAAGCGGTTTTAAAGTGAATCTGGTAGATGTCTCTCAGGAAGCTTTAGACAGAGGATTAAAAACCATTACTACGAACCTTGACAGAATCATTGCGAAGGGAAACCTTACAGAAGAACAAAAGGCTGAAACCTTAGGAAACATTACTACTTTTACGGCACTTAATGATGCTGTAGGAAGTGCTGATCTTATTGTAGAAGCAGCTACTGAGAATCTTGATCTTAAGTTAAAGATTTTCGGCCAGATGGACGAACTGGCTCCTGCAGGCTGTATTTTAGCAACCAATACTTCATCAATTTCCATTACCAAAATTGCTGCAGCAACGAAAAGAGCTGATAAAGTAATCGGAATGCATTTTATGAATCCTGTTCCTATCATGAAGCTGGTAGAAATTATCAAAGGATATTCTACTTCCAAAGAGACCTTTGATGCCATCTACGAAATGAGCAAAACATTAGGTAAAGTTCCTGTAGAAGTAAATGATTATCCTGGTTTTGTGGCGAACAGAATTCTGATGCCGATGATCAACGAATCTATTGAAACCCTTTACAATGGTGTAGCGGGTGTAGAGGAAATTGATACGGTAATGAAATTGGGTATGGCTCATCCGATGGGTCCTCTTCAGCTGGCAGATTTTATCGGTCTTGATGTATGTCTTGCAATCCTGAATGTGATGTATGACGGTTTCAAAAATCCTAAATATGCTCCTAATCCATTATTGGTAAACATGGTGACAGCCGGAAAACTGGGTGTAAAATCAGGGGAAGGCTTCTATGATTATTCTGAAAGCAAAAAAGCTGAAAAAGTTTCAAAAATGTTTTTGAACTCATTTTAAGTCAATAATTTTATTTATCTTTGAGAAAGTTAAAACATTAAAAAAATGAAATTACCAAAGTTTTTATTAGCAGATAATTCGGAATTTCCAGAAGATTTATTCGTAGTTCATACTGAATATCCAAGATTTATCTTAAACGTTGAGGAAGAAGAAGTTGAGTGGTTAGATGATCTTGAAGGAGACGATGAAGAGACGATGGCAGACGAAGCTACGAAAGTGGTAGAAGCAGCATTCAAATGGTGTGACGAAGAGTTGGCTAAGTACGACGAAGAAGAGGAAGATTAATAATAATAACAATCTAAACATAAAAAAGGAACTCAATTT contains:
- a CDS encoding endonuclease domain-containing protein, which encodes MKEILTTINGIPIYRNFVENLPYSPYLKVLLKEKRKARILGEVIFWKKVRAKTFHKIDFDRQRIIGNYIVDFYVKTLGLIIEIDGSSYDEKEVYDGIREKYLESLGLLVFRISDFDVRNNLSAVMKELEDFIILHYGNTSSSKIL
- a CDS encoding D-glycerate dehydrogenase — translated: MKVFINKRIPETGIKILEEEGLEIIFPQHENLSHEEWLKYCQNADAILSIGNDFKYNKGFFEACPSIKAIALYSVGFDHVDIKEASQRNIPIGNTPDVLSKATSDVAFLLMQAVARRASYNFQKVKEGNWGAFDPLHALGQELYGKTLGIFGLGRIGFEMAEKSQKAFDMKIIYHNRHPNGEAEKELGATYVSFEELIKNSDVLSVHANFTPEHQELFNHEVFEQMKTNAIFINTARGGFHHQKDLYHALVKKQIWGAGLDVTNPEPMMKDDPILELSSVCVLPHIGSATIEARNGMAKLAAENITAFSKGQRMPHCANPEIYSPTL
- a CDS encoding prevent-host-death protein yields the protein MDTNRFKSSHDFSNVQKNLHNNPGYSVESYSQQVKDYINEMKGKNQEATKQGFMSHAQKSAKEVWEEIQEMASEAWENNKKHTDEKK
- a CDS encoding protein-L-isoaspartate(D-aspartate) O-methyltransferase, with protein sequence MQDSFVHKGKRKILVDYLRQRIGISDENVLQAMSEVPRHLFIESIFEDFAYEDRAFPILAHQTISHPSTVAEQSELLQVKAGEKVLEIGTGCGYQTAVLLAMKALVYTVERQKDLFDFSKNKLRELHLFPKFQSFGDGFAGLPTFAPFDKIIVTCGASALPTELLKQLKVGGKMVIPLGPTDEQVLYRFTKVGPTEFEKEEFGAYKFVPMLGSTNQ
- a CDS encoding Gfo/Idh/MocA family oxidoreductase; its protein translation is MLKAGLVGAGHLGKIHLRLLNQSDRYEFVGFHDKDVENGKKLEAEFGYKYFENFDELLGQIDMLDIVTPTVYHYDYALKAIEKGLHFFIEKPVTQTLEQAQEILRLCQENGIKAQVGHVERYNPAFIATKEYINNPMFIEIHRLAEFNPRGTDVSVVLDLMIHDLDILLSMARSKVKNIHASGVCVVSKTPDIANARIEFENGCVANLTTSRISMKAMRKSRFFQKDAYISVDFLEKKAEVIRMKDAPENPTPFDMIIENADGEKNQILFEYPNIEPNNAILDELNSFADAITDDKNVEVSLEDGTEALKVALEIMKLIS
- a CDS encoding cellulase family glycosylhydrolase encodes the protein MKRAVLLSALLLSQFGTSQLLTTSGQKIINDKGENIQLRGLGLGGWMLQEGYMLKTADFAGPQYKIKEKIAELIGEDGMNEFYKAYLANGITKQDIDFLAKAGFNSIRLPMHYNLYTLPIEKEPVKGQNTWLEEGFKMTDDLLQWCADNKIYLILDLHAAPGGQGNDVNISDHDKSKPSLWENEDNQKKTIALWKKLAQRYKDSPWIGGYDLINEPNINFTGKNPNGTDEMSNAPLWKLQKDITAAIREVDQKHIIFIEGNGWGNNYNGLIPIWDHNMAFSFHKYWNYNDDQTIKAALDLREKHNMPIWLGETGENSNVWFTELIQLLDKHNIGYAFWPMKKIDNIAGITNVKTTPAYEKLLDYWKNGGEKPTKEYAKKALMQIADHYKFSSVEIKNDVIDAMFRQVTDASTKPFKNHWVPGRVFATEYDLGRMGSAYLDKDFINLWVSDPAKRSEWNSGQQMRNDGVDLYKCNDKITNQYYVGKTESGEWLQYTIYSKGDKNYTADIRYAAANDSKIRIETESGKVLAGVSLPSTGGNENWKTIPVKNIPLKKGENKIRIVFENDGANLNYFEVK
- the bla-A gene encoding CGA/CIA family class A beta-lactamase; the encoded protein is MKKTAFIFLLISAFISAQKTGLSQKISTITKGKNATVGVSVSGFENKFTYDQFGDQKFPMQSVFKFHIAAAVLHLVDQGTLSLDQKVLLNQSNLLKNTWSPLRDKYPEGNVEVPLSEIIEYTVAKSDNNGCDILLKLLGGTQTVQKLMDSKGVKGFQIKYNEEAMHKDWNVQYENYSTPKSAVDVLKKLYDGKLVSKKSTDYLMKVMRSTSTGLNKMVEQLPKNTPVARKTGASGKNKEGLTGAENEIGIITLPNGKHYALAVFVSNSMETDAVNCKVISDISKAVWDYFNK
- a CDS encoding 3-hydroxybutyryl-CoA dehydrogenase, whose amino-acid sequence is MKNIVVIGAGTMGNGIAHTFAQSGFKVNLVDVSQEALDRGLKTITTNLDRIIAKGNLTEEQKAETLGNITTFTALNDAVGSADLIVEAATENLDLKLKIFGQMDELAPAGCILATNTSSISITKIAAATKRADKVIGMHFMNPVPIMKLVEIIKGYSTSKETFDAIYEMSKTLGKVPVEVNDYPGFVANRILMPMINESIETLYNGVAGVEEIDTVMKLGMAHPMGPLQLADFIGLDVCLAILNVMYDGFKNPKYAPNPLLVNMVTAGKLGVKSGEGFYDYSESKKAEKVSKMFLNSF